The Actinomycetota bacterium sequence GCGGTGGTGGACGGCGCGAGAAGGATCTCCTTCGGTGAGCTGAAAGACAGGGTCCTCAGGCTGGCCAACGCCCTGCAATCCCTTGGGATGGCTCCCAGGGACAGGGTCGCCGTGATGCTTCCCAACAGCATGGAATTCCTCGAGAACCTCTGCGCCTGCAGCCTCATCGGCGCCACCACCCCCTTCGTCAACTGGCACCTGCGCGGCGAGGAGCTGCGCAAGATGATAGACCTGAGGAAGCCGAAGGCGCTGGTCTTCGACGCGGAGTTCCTCGACGAGGTCCTCGCCATCAGGGAGGGCCTGCCCAGCGTGGAGCACTACGTCGTGGTGGGCGGGGAAGCGCCTCCCGAGGGCATCCTGGACTACGAGGAACTCCTGAAAGGTCAGGCGGCCACCAGGCCTGAGATGGACTTCATCGTCGCCTTCAACCCTTACACCGGTGGGACCACGGGCACCCCCAAGAGTTCCAACCTCTACGACAGCCTCGGTTTCCTCCTTTCGGACATAGCCGAACCCCCGCGCACC is a genomic window containing:
- a CDS encoding AMP-binding protein; this translates as MLAEKTLKEVVRALPPYLKMEETRGLGRTLKQQWGGPRNTRRIVRHIIAGGRGPLANLRDLGRQKMGKIVPNWILGMWETLSEREAVVDGARRISFGELKDRVLRLANALQSLGMAPRDRVAVMLPNSMEFLENLCACSLIGATTPFVNWHLRGEELRKMIDLRKPKALVFDAEFLDEVLAIREGLPSVEHYVVVGGEAPPEGILDYEELLKGQAATRPEMDFIVAFNPYTGGTTGTPKSSNLYDSLGFLLSDIAEPPRTSLREFMRYISLQFSFLYWYGGEHLRDEKTGNIRSLIVTPMYHAGTIVAWAPWMLLGATAVIMRRFEAEEFLR